A window of the Chionomys nivalis chromosome 25, mChiNiv1.1, whole genome shotgun sequence genome harbors these coding sequences:
- the LOC130866390 gene encoding olfactory receptor 6C2-like, with the protein MRNHTAITTFILLGLTDDPKLQVLFLFLFLTYMLSAAGNLTIIALTLLGPHLKTPMCFFLRNFSFLEVSFTTVCVPRFLYTMATGDNTISYNACAAQLFFIVFFGATEFFLLAAMSYDRYAAIRKPLHYTSIMNNRVCAALVLSCWCAGLLVILPPLGIGLQLEFCDSNVMDHFGCDASPILQITCSDTVFIEKMILALAILTLIIILVCVVLSYTYIIKTILKFPSAQQRKKAFSACSSHMIVVSITYGSCIFIYIKPSAKEGVAINKVVSVLTTSVAPLLNPFIYTLRNKQVKAAFKDTVKRILFLTKK; encoded by the coding sequence ATGAGAAATCATACGGCAATAACAACATTCATCTTGCTGGGGTTGACAGACGATCCCAAACTACaagttctttttctgtttttgttcctCACCTACATGTTGAGCGCGGCTGGGAACCTCACCATTATCGCTCTCACGCTCTTGGGTCCCCATCTTAAAACGCCCATGTGCTTTTTTCTCCgaaacttttctttcttagagGTCTCGTTCACCACTGTATGTGTCCCCAGATTCCTGTACACGATGGCTACTGGGGACAATACCATTAGTTACAATGCTTGTGCTGCTCAGTTGTTTTTCATTGTCTTCTTTGGAGCGACGGAGTTTTTCCTCCTGGCAGCCATGTCCTATGACCGCTATGCAGCCATCCGCAAGCCCCTGCACTACACCAGCATCATGAACAACCGAGTTTGCGCAGCTCTCGTCCTCTCCTGTTGGTGTGCTGGCCTGTTGGTCATCCTCCCGCCTCTTGGCATAGGTCTCCAGCTGGAGTTCTGTGACTCCAATGTGATGGATCATTTTGGCTGCGATGCCTCTCCCATTCTGCAGATAACTTGCTCAGACACGGTGTTTATAGAGAAAATGATCCTGGCTTTGGCCATACTGACACTCATTATTATTCTAGTGTGTGTTGTTCTGTCCTACACATACATCATCAAGACCATTTTAAAGTTCCCTTCTGCCCAGCAGAGGAAGAAAGCCTTTTCCGCTTGCTCTTCCCACATGATTGTGGTTTCCATCACTTATGGCAGCTGCATCTTCATCTACATCAAACCTTCGGCAAAGGAAGGGGTGGCCATCAATAAGGTTGTGTCTGTGCTCACAACATCAGTGGCCCCTCTGCTTAACCCGTTCATTTATACACTTCGAAACAAGCAAGTCAAAGCAGCTTTCAAAGACACCGTAAAACGAATATTATTTCTCACAAAGAAGTAA
- the LOC130866511 gene encoding olfactory receptor 6C2-like: MRNHTVTSFILLGLTEDPQIQSLLLIFLLSAYLLNITGNLAIILLTLMDPHLKTPMYFFLQNFSLLEILFTSACIPRYLYNLSTGDKTITYGACASQAFFTDLFGVTEFFLLATMSYDRYVAICKPLHYTVIMNSTACRRLLLSCWMTGLFVILPPFSLSQNLQFCDSNVIDSFLCDVSPFLKISCSDTSVIEQMVIGCAVLTFITTLFCVVLSYAYIIRTIINFPSAQQRKKAFSTCSSHMIVVSITYGSCIFIYVKPSAKDSVAINKGVIVLTTSIAPMLNPFIYTLRNKQVKRAFHDSIKKLALECRN, translated from the coding sequence ATGAGGAATCATACGGTGACATCATTCATTCTCCTGGGACTAACAGAGGATCCGCAAATTCAAAGTCTGCTTTTGATTTTCCTGCTTTCTGCCTACCTGCTAAATATAACTGGCAATTTGGCAATTATCTTACTTACATTAATGGACCCTCACCTTAAAACCCCAATGTACTTTTTCCTACAAAACTTTTCCCTCTTAGAAATCTTGTTCACGTCCGCTTGTATTCCTAGATACCTGTATAACCTCTCCACAGGCGACAAGACTATTACCTATGGCGCCTGTGCCAGCCAAGCATTTTTCACTGACCTTTTCGGAGTGACTGAGTTCTTTCTCCTGGCCACCAtgtcctatgaccgctatgtggccatctgtaaACCCCTGCACTACACCGTCATCATGAACAGCACTGCCTGCAGAAGGCTCCTTCTCAGCTGTTGGATGACTGGGTTATTTGTCATTCTTCCACCCTTCAGCCTGAGCCAAAATCTGCAATTCTGTGATTCTAATGTCATTGATAGCTTTCTCTGTGACGTGTCTCCCTTCCTGAAGATCTCTTGCTCAGACACATCGGTCATTGAGCAGATGGTTATAGGCTGTGCCGTGTTGACCTTCATCACAACCCTTTTTTGTGTGGTTCTTTCCTATGCATACATAATCAGGACCATTATCAACTTCCCTTCTGCCCAGCAGAggaaaaaggccttttctaccTGCTCCTCCCACATGATTGTGGTGTCCATCACTTATGGCAGCTGCATCTTCATCTACGTCAAACCATCAGCAAAGGACTCAGTGGCTATCAACAAGGGTGTGATAGTGCTGACCACTTCCATTGCTCCCATGCTGAACCCCTTCATTTACACTTTGAGGAACAAGCAAGTCAAAAGGGCCTTCCATGACTCAATCAAAAAACTTGCCTTAGAATGCCGAAATTGA
- the LOC130866199 gene encoding 28S ribosomal protein S17, mitochondrial-like: protein MSVIRTSVHAKWVMGKVIGTVMVKTVKVKATRLVLDPYLLKYFNEQKTCFVHDAHQQSSVGNIVLLRALLVVRSKQAKHELAEIIFKVGRVIDPITGKSGAGTAYLESPLSSESANPSKTPEELIGQNVQAHGCTFATCSIFTPFLNVSEVLR from the coding sequence ATGTCAGTAATCCGTACATCTGTCCATGCCAAATGGGTCATGGGGAAGGTGATTGGCACAGTCATGGTAAAAACTGTTAAAGTCAAAGCGACCAGACTTGTTTTGGATCCCTACTTGCTAAAGTACTTCAACGAGCAGAAAACCTGCTTTGTTCACGATGCCCACCAGCAGAGCTCCGTCGGGAACATCGTACTCCTTAGAGCTCTGCTGGTCGTGAGGTCAAAGCAGGCGAAACATGAACTGGCTGAGATCATTTTCAAAGTTGGCCGAGTTATCGACCCAATCACAGGAAAGTCCGGTGCAGGGACTGCCTACCTAGAAAGTCCACTCAGTTCAGAAAGTGCTAACCCAAGTAAAACTCCAGAAGAACTCATTGGGCAGAATGTGCAGGCACATGGATGTACATTTGCCACCTGCAGTATTTTCACCCCTTTTCTAAATGTTTCAGAAGTCTTACGTTAA